The DNA sequence atcctgttattcattttaattttattttcattattctcCGTTGTTTAATTTTGAGTTAACTTTGTttgtggggcacacgaactggcgctcAACTAGAAATTCTAACCCTGCCTAAGCAGAGCTGTGTGTCCAGGGATATTTGGGACATTTCCAGGTGGGactttgttgttattatttttactttcagtttatttttcaccaacagagagccataacggctattgagcacCAACCACACTCCGGGACGTGTGAAATAAAGGCGAAcgttagaaaatatataaaaaaaaattattttagtgcactattcatatttatattaatgatgtACTCAATTCAGATATTTTGGCTGTATTTGCTAATTGTTGTTCCCGATTTAATTTACTGCACTCATGTTGTATTAACGaagttactaattttttaataatttctttgttGACAATGGATAAATGCGTAATACAAGAACTCCATgaagtagaaaataaattgttgaaaaatgcGGTAATTTGGCTAACGATATTTCTctcatgtaatttatttttatagttgtcatgcaatttatttttatgtttaactGTTGTTTGGATTGCTTTTTTCAACGAATCAGTTAATATTGATGAGTAATCTTTGAATATACAACTTTTGCAATGAATACAGTCAGTGTTGATCAAGGATTTTGAAATGGTATTCAGTGTCGCTTCTCGGAGATTGCCATCCATTACTGAACCATCACCCTTAATTTCCACTTCTAATAAATCcatgacaaatttaaaattatcgtcAGCGTCTGCTATTCGAACACGTGGTGCATCTACTTCTTCAGGAGTTGGAGCAGCAGTTGTAGCGGTAATAGAATTAAAATCGCTAGTTTCCTCTTCATTGATCGTTTTCTCTACTTCCATTAATAAATCTTCCAGTTGGGTTATTGCTTGACGATCTTCTACTTTACAATTTGCTCTTTCAActttaaacttgaaaaatactGTGACCAAAGTTGTTTAAAAGGCACTAGTAAAATGCATTGCAGTCAACTTGGGATCGCGGCCTTGTAAGTTTGTAATTTGGCCAAACAAATTCTCCAGAGCATCTTGAGTTATCagtctcatatttttatcctcTAATCCAGCTTCATTTAGCAGAAAATGTCACAAGCTCTGGGCGGCTTTGAcgttatttaataatgatttGGAGGTTGGAGTGGTCACTGTTTCTTTTTCACCATCTAACTGAACAAAGTGTAGTCCCGCCAAATCTTTTCTGATTTCTgtccaataatttaaatggtaTAATGTTGAAGTCACTTATGCTCGAGACGTATTTTCTTTAATCTTCACCACTAATCTTACTTTCATGAAGCGAACTAAAAAGCTTGTCCATTTCTTCGATAACAATGCCAGTGTCATATGCAGACGGATATTTCGTCTGGTCTGAAGTTCcgattgattttaatttttcagtggTTGTGTGTCTGAGTACTGGTAATGCCAAGCTAACTGTCATTTTTGAAGTGTTCGTCAGATGAATGTGTTCATCCTTCAAGTGACAAGCAGGatcagttaaaaataaatgtaaaacaTCTCTCAAATAAGCTTCTATtcctttgaattttataatattactaaGGTATTCACTTTTGTGTTTagatggattttttttccgtcaGTTATCTGAGTTGCCATCGAAATTATTTCTAGCAGTTTTGTCTAAATGAATAATGTCAAAGAATATGTAGATTTTCAAAGGATGTTCAGGCAATTTGAAATAAGACGTCGTACTGATCGTTGGTACCTTCAATAAGTAAGTTGAATGATCCGCTATTTGATGAGCCTTGATCACATAGTGGCGACCACGTTATAACGTaaaccttttttatttttgcgaCGAAGATGCGAATAAAACCCGGACTCCGTATGTGGTCACCCACGtgtaatacaaatttaaagtaataataataaatgtaacccaaaataataaataattataaacaaaataaaggtGTACCTGAatcagctcctcaggctgggttagtgcacggtTAGGGTGCCAGAccgtttttacaaaacggacaaaaataataacaattcagGGGAGAGATCACGGGACAAATGTATGTGCCAAGCGGAAAGAGAAccgaataaatatatatgaatgaaaatgataagagatAGTTATTACTAATAGATATacagcaaataaataaacagatatTGGCTATCACTGGATTCCTTTTACTAagttattcaattcaaatatgTTATTGTGGAAATGTTCGCTTGTGTCTTGttgtgtattttattattgtttatgtggaattaattatctaaagttacctgtaaattaaattgaattaatgttCTGAATTAAATTAAGAGGTTATCAGGATGGATTGAATGAGATAGGTAGTAGTCAATGAAAGTCATGATTGGGTGTGACAAAATGatgaatatattttgaccCAAAAAAAATAGGGAAAGCACTACGGCATAAAACCCTTTAAAGAAGTTACAAGAATGTTGAGATAATGAGAATGATAATAACTCGTTGAACAATTGACACAAGAGGCTGTATATgttgagacaaatcgctttttttctttgagattttaaccagcagccaccagaattcgtgggttgaaccctggcttaggctggcctctaacaaatttttattttgcttggacagagcagtgggctggggttcttgcaaagcaaagacccacacttattcaaacacgacaacgtatgtaaaatttaccaacttacctcacggcttattatttgtcaatagatttcttattgttgacgaacttatcaattcttacttaattaataatacttttattaaactattgaagaaTCTTACCAGTAAAATAGAATATGAATAGGATGAACAAATAGTagataaaatgaatgattaaCAATAtgtgcaagtttattgccaattataataataaaaattatttgcaagAGAATGCAAGCGCTGGATGTAATGTAGAGAGATGTGTAGCACagtataactttatattaCGAGTATCTCGCCAGTATGTACAGTGATAGTTACTTAAactaactttatttataataattaataactaaacaaTACAATATAATTACAAGATAATTGCCGATAATGTACAGAATATCGCAAGTTAATTGCACGAATTACAATTAGGTttttgcaagtaaattgccggaattaatactgaataattaatataagaacGTCTGTACGCTAATTGATCCAGGATCGAAGTGattgaccgataattgagggcctGGGACTCGCCTttgaactctgtccccacttcacccttacggccATGTGTCaacgtgaaaattagtcatgtgaccacggcactatgacttgtgtaGTTTCAGACGGCAACAAGGCGGGGAAAAATGGAAACCGCAAGGCtcaggacgacgaagacaattcacattgtctcaatgtgtgtatgtgtgtgtatgaaTCCGTGTGTGGTATTATTTACGTAAGAACGTATAGAGTTAGAAATTATGCGATGTGAGATCGTCGTAAGTTGCTCGAGACTGAACTGTAAGATTGTAagattgtaaatatatacacgtCTGTATGTAGAGATTGAATGATAAACACGTCTGTATATAATAAGAAATAGAGACTCTGAGTACCCACTGGTGGATACTCAGGCCGTAATTTCGTACGAGTAAGTGAATAATTATTCGAGAGATTGATATATTTGATCGTGATCACGAATGTCGATTATAAGATGATATACGCGTCTGTATATCGATATGCGATTAACCTCAAATACCCACGGATGGATAGTTAGGCCGTAGCTGAAGTGCGTAGAAGCGAAATTGTCGATCGACCGGTTAGGTAACGATGTGAATCGTTGGAATGCAAAGATCGGGAGATTGATTCCGATATTGTGAACCTCGGTCTGATTATGCAAGGCAATGATACGACAAGTCGTTGATTTAGGAcggatttaatttgaatttaattaattattgttgatagATTGTGGATGGCGTCAAGGCCGTTAAATTGAATGAAGTAAAGTTGATCTATTTGATTACTTGAGGATATTTGATATCAATAGAATGCGACCGGAATTGAAATCTCGATATCACGCGTAGtagtattgttaatttttaacgcGACTGATCAAGGGAGTGTTAACGTAATCGAACCGAATGTTCAGTGAGAGATGAATAATTcgttgaattgaataattatccaGAGATGCAACtcaacattaaatattaatccaactggtgttattattatttaatattaacaataattattattattaaatctccAACACAATTAAATTGAAGATTTAATGAGAACACGAATAGATACTCGGTGATGAAATGGGTTGTACCCACGCGCGACAAGTCCTGACCGGTTAATTGCGACGCAATTCCCGCTTGGATGttcaagttaataaatatgaattgaaTTCCtggaaataattgataaaaatgatttgaccGTATGATATAATACTTACATTTATGAGATGACTCGAAATTATAagagataattaattagttttcgTAACCTAATTGAATATtgaattctaaattaattacaatgcaTAAAGACTGCTCACAGTGTGTGCGCTCAGTAGTAAGACTCGTGGTCAACTGGCGAAAAGACGCGGTGACGCTGGTTTGCTGGGTCAACTGAACGGAAAACTCAGACACCCGAGTGACAGAGATATACTGAAGGCGTAAGTGCAATGAAGAAGCATAGCGAAATCGACGCTATAATGAGCGCGCGCGTTCACGGTGCGGCCCGAGTtgacgataaatttaattaaagcaCCGCCAGTTGGTGActctattaaatattcaaattctttaCATTAATATGATGACAAATAGCATGGGACGTGCGTTATCGACggaacaaaatatatttataaacgcAACAAATTATTACGACACCaaatataattcaatattatCAATTCTTTAGGTTCGACGCTAACTACCTACGCTGAGAAAATTATAACCAATTCAAACTGGAGCTTAGAAAAGCTTTTGGCAGCTTGGCTACAGACCACTAAATTATCATGGAAGTCAGTAAGATGCGGATAAAACCTGGGGATAACGTCACAgaatttgtattcaaaatccagtAGAAGTATCAGTCGATGCAGATACCTCCACTAGTATCAGAACAAGTCGCTTCTAGGTGCATAGAGGAGGCTCAACACCCTGAACTGGTAGTGAATGAAACTGCGAAGTTTCAAGACAAACCCAGATTCAATATGATACAATCTCCGGCTGATGATGTAGCCTACGAAGAAGATGAATTGGAACCGTCCAGATGTAATATGATGGTTGCACCACCACCAGCAAcctacaataataaatatggcGTGCAAATGAGAAGTAACACAAATTATCACAGACcgcaaaattatcaaaataaaaataataatagatcaCAACATTATAGACCTCGTTGGAATCAGGAGCCAGAAAGGTTATCCGGCTTCAACCAGAATCCAGTAGTTGCTCCAAGATACAATAGACCATGTTTCAACTGTGGAGTTTCAGGTCACGCTTTCGAAGTATGTCAAGATCCCAGACAGGATATCATTATTACCAAATAGCCAGTCAGAAATTTCGCAGGTAGATTCACCGCATTATTTCCCTTCCTCCAGGCAATTTATTGCAATCGGTTAGCCGGTCTGAGATTTTGCAGGCAGGTTAGCCACATTATTCTTAACCAGGCAGAAAATCTTTCggtacccgggaaaaaatgtttttataaaattttagtactaacattttatcaaattttatactgaatttggcctggtaaaattttataaagttttataagaatttataaagttttgtaaaatttcataaaattttaccaggccattttcagtataaaatttgatgaaattttgtaatgttttataaaattttataaaatcatttttttttccgggaTGAGTCACCCatccaattaatttataacaatctAATAATTCACACATTATTGCAGATATAACGTTTTTCTCAAACACAGTCAGGTTAAGATGTACATAacttcatttataattatatataaaaaaacgatttgaataattcaacgATCGATTGTTTAACggacataaaatttgaaaattcattaaattgatggatttttaatgatttatgtttttgaattaatgGCGAAACTTTTGAACTTTTTCGTGAGTAAtgaggatttaattttaattgatggttgataaaataaaagtttattaacgttaaaattaaaattgtcacattatgttatatatatttatcaatatgtaGGGAAAAGGGGAGGCATGGGTAGCCAAAACGAGGTACttctcaaattttataaaaaaaaaaatttattttttaaatgtattttaaccATTCCAAACTTACTTTTGTtcatataattgagcattattttgaatttttttccttgagcttttccaaaaatcgagtattagtcgaaaaatgttaatgacttttgtattatgttaaaaactattaaaattttttatcttcttttgCATCCAATAtttgtgtaaaatataattttttttaatgtaaataacttacaaaaaatttcaataaaatcaaactTATTCACTATttagaatcttttttttttacatttttcaggGGGGACCCCTACATATTGGtcgcaaaaataaattttttttttatggccattgaaaattttgtctatGTACTTTGAATTTCTAACAACTTGtgtaataatttgttataaactttataaaattgtatgaaattttatcaaatttcacAAAATGCTACTCCAACTAGATGCAATAGTGAcatcaaattttctaaagttttgtggaatgttataaaatttgatacaattttataaaatttgatacaattttataaaatttcatacaattttataaaattttatctaaatattaCTTCCCTTTTAAGgaattactttataaaattgtataagattgtataaaattttctataatttaatgaaattgtataaaacTTGATAAAACTTCGTAcgattttatcaaatttcatttaattattactttcctCACTAAGAtcttactttataaaattgtataagattgtataaaatttcatgcaattatataaaattttatctaattattcGCCCTTTTAAGATCTtacgatataaaattttataaatttcgcTGTACAATCttatacaattgtataaaattttatataattttataaaatgttatacaattttataaaatgttatacaattttataaaattacatttatttattacgttcTTTACTCAGATCtgacttaataaaattttattgaattttataaaattttgtaagattttataaaattctataaaattgtatgaatttttataaaagtttgctccaagattttttaaaatcttacaaaatattataaaattgtataaaattttatattattttataaaattttataaaaacattttttcccgggtattcAATTTTCACCTGACTTAAAAATACCGCGTCGCAGTGGTCGTttagctgataaaaaaattcttcataaTTTAAGAACGACCCCAACCCCGAACGTATGACTAACCCGTTTATATTTCAGGTGGAACATCGAAGACAAAGATCCCGAGAGGGAGTCCGGGGTTGGACGGAAGCAACCCGGAGAGTCTATCGTCGGACCACGTGGGCAGGCAGACCCTATGGTCCTCCAGGTAGGAACCCACATTGCAGGTGGGTAGCTAACCCACCAGGCAGGTTGTGGATACCGGAGGATCCAACACCGGGGGCACCACGCCAGTCTGCACTCCAGCGACTAGGTCCAGTGGTGTTGGGGGACCGACCAAGCTTTTCCAGCCGCCCCGTGGAAGCCATGGTGAATCAGTTTACAAGCGAGGCCTACTACTCTGTGGAGCCCATCTGCGCTAACAAACCCACTCATCAAGGTGCTGCAACTTCACGGCCATCGGCAGCGGTGAGTGAGGTTAAACGACCTTCGACTGGGTCTCCCAAACCCACTCGCCATGTAGCTACACAAACACCAGCATCTTCGAGTGAGGCTAAAAGACGCAGGCTGAAGGACCAAAAACGAAAATATCAGCGGCAGGCTAAGTTGGCGAAGATTTTTGAGCCGTCTGAGGAGAAAATCGTGACGGAAGGATTGAAGAAACTCTCAATCCAAGCCGAGCCGGTCTGGCAGGTGGCCCGATGGAGAAGAGAGAAGGTGGATATTCCTGGGTTATTATTATCGTTCCGTCAACCCAAAGCCGAGGGTGGTAGTCCAAGTACCTTTTCTACAGCAGCCAACCCAATAGCTCCACGACCCCAGGAAAATCCAGCCCCTACTACAATCGACCCACTGTCTGTCACGAGTCCATCTGTCAGACCAATTGTTACACCATGGCAAGATGAAGCAAGAGCTTTGCCCCCGTCAACATCATCAACAACATCAACATCTCCATCATCTAAGccagcagcaacaacagctAAAGTGGCTCGATTGCCAACAAGCGGCAGCAAATCAACACCAACTGTTCCATCAACCGCGTTGGCAACAACATCAGCCAAAACAACTCAACCAGCAGCAGCACAGGGCCTAGCCGGACAACGAGTCCAAACCAGACCCGTTGTCCAGGCTGGTGGTTTTGCAACTCAGGTGACTAGACCTCTGAAATAGAAGAAGAAGAGTAAGAAGAAGAAGGGACCCAATGGACCTCATATGACCCAGATGGATTGGATAGTGCCGGAAGACCTAAACCGCCTTTACTATGGAAGGGGATTTAATTTCGAGGACTGCGGTTGTAAAAAGGAGATACCGGCCTTTGACGACAGGGAAAAGGTCTTGGAGTTACAGATAAACTCCGACGATGACCTAGTCATAAATAACCCTGATGAGAATGTGGACTTGTAAAGTAGAGGTGTCATCatagaaatgaaataaactATAATCCCTATTTTGCTAAATTCGTGTAAAGATTATTCGTTCCAACTTGCTGTTCCTATATCCTCGGACGACGAGCATCTGCAATTTTCACGTCATTAAGAATAAGTTacatttcagccgcgtgtctgATTAAAACGAGTTTACCTTCATcctgagatctatttcccgTCTTTTCGAaccaacaataaaatatttttaatttatatttacatttaataatttaaaattaattgattaaaattatccgggaaatttcattaactgtgattcgtggctactggacacgacgTAGCCAGGACCCACcgttatgaatttaataacaataatactgCGTCGCCGAATAGAAATTTAAGCCCTGGGTTCCAATTATTGTCACAGCTAGAAGAACGAAACAACCAATGTGTTGCGTAATCgcactatatttaaattaaaatatagttGCACTTCCAGCAAATAAACGCAGCACCTATTGGGGCCTAGTCTAGAAATTCAAACTTGGACATGCGCATCTTCTCTTTCCTGCCTCGTGTCAAGAAGACGGCCACCATTATCTTTCGCTACATACATTCAAGAAATAACACGTGTTATATTCAATCTTTTCATTTCGTGCTCATCTCgagtaagtaattaaaaataagaagttatttaatttaattaagcaTCGAGCTCcagaattatataattatttaattattattttatattattaattatttatatataatccaGCTAGTAGAACTCGAGAAAATCATTCGTTAAAAACTCACGGAATTCAAGTGATCAACGACCACGTTTCTGAAGAGGTTACTTCGACGGAAACCACTACAAGTGCATTATTCTGAAGTAATAATCAATTCAgtgcaattaattataaactcatTCAAACTAACTAAATTAAgtgatcataattattataaacacaataacctaatttatttatgcattagtgctattaaaaatagtaattcaaGTGTTCAATAATAAACTTCGCTCGTTAAGCTCTgattttatattactttttatcatgACGTTTTTACAATCAAATCAGTGTTcaactaaattcaaattaattactttaattattaaaatcaattactcgagctcaattttataatttgcattCAATGAATTTCttcatttcatatttatgaGGTCAGACAATTAAgagtattaataaatcgaaTCAGGGATTTAATTATGTAACCCAGTGATATTATGTGCTTTGACGAATATAtctattgttatattttttaatatgcgtATTTTTCCAACATCCCAACCACCAACCAGTCCTGGCCtgtctttatttaattattattacaacacATCGGAAGAAAGGAGGTGAGCCTTATACTTAcgaagaaattttattgacagTTGGTATATAAAATCGTTTTATAAAATGCTATCGCTTTCAACAACAGTGCCTCAACTACCGGGTGAAAGTACTTTGAAGCGAGCGTTTGTGAATATATAGTTGAAACCAGGTATCAACGACGTCATTTTTAAGGCCTTGGCAAAAGGTTTTGCACATTTGCATGTCAAGGATAGATATTGTAGTATTACTATGGATGAATTGACGGTTAACTTTCGCTGAAGGGAATGACTGTTTGTGGATTTCACGATGATGGCAATAGAATCGTTAAACCGGAATCAGCCAATTATGCGACTGTTTTCCttttaaaattgatcaatAGCGAAAAGAGACAACCTTAAATGAAAGTTTGAAACGTAACAGGGTAGAATTTTgtattttgtttgaatttaaatatcaactcgcgcccatttattatttcaattttaaactacgcgtgtttgaattttaattttgtaattttgatataattaaaCTGAACATTTCAaactttcatttaatattttaattttaaaccacACGCGTCGAATTTCTAATTTTGTAATTCTAATATTAGGTAAAAATCCCTATTATGAGATATATTTCAAGGTAGGTTGAACATTGTTACTGTTTGAGAATGTATTTGAGGGAAAAATACAATTTGAATACTATTATACAACTGTTCTATGATTATTAGactgttatttaatatttaaactcaatttttactaaaaaataaattaaaataaacaatttttgcaAGCAACCTTTATGACCTCATTTATGAGACAGTTTAAAGGCGTATGGACCTGTTGTCTCATGATAGAGGTCCCTATTTATGAGACAGCTGAAAAATAAACgaaacgatttttaaattatatttttattactatgaGATCATTTGTTATATGAAATCAGTAATTCAAGTGTTTTTAAGAcagcaaattaaaattttctacaaagtAAACGATTAATTGACACaagatataaattaatttatttttcttctttcattattttctagAGTTCCTTTACCTTTTccattaacttattttttttatttcccgctaagaaaattttatattttcaaaaatttgggcAGTTATTGGTTTTGGTCCGATTTCcggaaattgaatttctaagagatcttgaggTTTGGAGGTTCTAAGAATCTATTCTGACttatttcaagatgatgtccgagtgtacgtacgtatgtaaatgtctgtaacttttgaatcgatgaaccgatttttatCGTCACGGTGGCATTTCACG is a window from the Microplitis demolitor isolate Queensland-Clemson2020A chromosome 4, iyMicDemo2.1a, whole genome shotgun sequence genome containing:
- the LOC103574312 gene encoding uncharacterized protein LOC103574312 is translated as MQIPPLVSEQVASRCIEEAQHPELVVNETAKFQDKPRFNMIQSPADDVAYEEDELEPSRCNMMVAPPPATYNNKYGVQMRSNTNYHRPQNYQNKNNNRSQHYRPRWNQEPERLSGFNQNPVVAPRYNRPCFNCGVSGHAFEVEHRRQRSREGVRGWTEATRRVYRRTTWAGRPYGPPGRNPHCRWVANPPGRLWIPEDPTPGAPRQSALQRLGPVVLGDRPSFSSRPVEAMVNQFTSEAYYSVEPICANKPTHQGAATSRPSAAVSEVKRPSTGSPKPTRHVATQTPASSSEAKRRRLKDQKRKYQRQAKLAKIFEPSEEKIVTEGLKKLSIQAEPVWQVARWRREKVDIPGLLLSFRQPKAEGGSPSTFSTAANPIAPRPQENPAPTTIDPLSVTSPSVRPIVTPWQDEARALPPSTSSTTSTSPSSKPAATTAKVARLPTSGSKSTPTVPSTALATTSAKTTQPAAAQGLAGQRVQTRPVVQAGGFATQVTRPLK